The following proteins are encoded in a genomic region of Stigmatopora nigra isolate UIUO_SnigA chromosome 3, RoL_Snig_1.1, whole genome shotgun sequence:
- the stk33 gene encoding serine/threonine-protein kinase 33: protein MAEAAFSGVGKSSGPKSISEREVPHIRLIGDGDVEDFYIFGKKLGHGSYGVVYEATQIRTQTQWAIKTVCKAEPGSNKIKMLEQEIKILKQVDHPHILRLEEIYETAQMTYLITELCVGGELKQVLKQKGFFPEEEARHIIGCLAHAITYLHRKNIMHRDLKLENILVKNSLDDYNGKLDIKVADFGLSVKTYGVGSDSILSDVCGTPIYMAPEMMSQRGYTHWCDMWSVGVIMYILLCGEPPFVSKSKENRLKEIRTIGVQFFSPIWDAVSDAAKTVVTCLLKENPAYRMSANQLRDNPWITGDTSTPALPLNALEMMHNFHQQEKSTQDPGFPVDLSRAPPESWSLLAEVESNGLNHAELCDTLCVPSTSSQASKEGNGQHQDKGKITSGTPVHPITAHTGVKPRSQSLIPHKSQRKTSVKKAAPTPHQNGQRSPPPPLKV from the exons ATGGCAGAGGCAGCATTCAGTGGCGTAGGAAAAAGCTCAGGGCCCAAAAGCATCTCAGAAAGGGAGGTGCCTCACATTCGACTGATCGGCGACGGAGACGTGGAG GATTTCTACATATTTGGAAAGAAGTTGGGCCACGGAAGTTATGGGGTGGTGTATGAAGCCACACAGATTCGAACGCAGACCCAATGGGCCATCAAGACGGTTTGCAAAGCAGAG CCGGGGAGTAATAAGATCAAAATGCTGGAGCAAGAAATCAAAATACTCAAACAAGTGGATCACCCACACATACTTCGTCTAGAGGAGATCTACGAAACCGCTCAG ATGACATATTTGATCACTGAGCTGTGTGTTGGCGGTGAATTGAAGCAGGTGTTAAAGCAGAAAGGCTTCTTTCCAGAAGAGGAGGCGAGGCACATCATCGGATGCTTAGCACACGCCATCACCTACCTTCACAGAAAAA ATATAATGCATCGGGATTTGAAACTGGAGAATATTTTGGTGAAGAATTCTCTTGATGACTACAATGGCAAGCTTGACATTAAG GTTGCAGATTTTGGTTTATCAGTGAAGACATATGGCGTCGGCAGTGATAGCATTCTGTCGGACGTTTGCGGGACTCCAATCTATATGG CTCCTGAAATGATGAGCCAACGTGGTTACACGCACTGGTGTGATATGTGGAGTGTAGGCGTCattatgtatatttt GCTGTGTGGTGAGCCTCCATTTGTgtccaaatcaaaagaaaaCAGACTTAAGGAGATTAGAACAATAGgagttcaatttttttcaccCATCTGGGACGCAGTCAGTGATGCAG CCAAAACGGTAGTGACGTGCCTCCTGAAAGAGAACCCCGCTTACCGCATGTCTGCTAATCAGTTGCGGGACAACCCGTGGATTACA GGTGACACCAGCACACCCGCTTTGCCTCTCAACGCCCTGGAGATGATGCACAACTTCCACCAACAGGAGAAAA GTACGCAGGACCCGGGATTCCCCGTGGACCTTTCCCGTGCCCCCCCTGAGTCTTGGTCATTATTGGCAGAGGTCGAAAGCAACGGCTTGAACCACGCCGAGCTCTGCGACACTCTCTGTGTGCCGTCTACATCCAGCCAAGCG TCTAAAGAGGGCAACGGCCAACATCAGGACAAAGGCAAAATCACTTCTGGGACCCCTGTCCATCCCATCACAGCACAC ACTGGAGTGAAACCCCGCTCACAGTCTTTGATCCCGCACAAGTCCCAGCGCAAGACGTCAGTGAAGAAAGCGGCACCGACCCCCCATCAAAATGGACAGAGATCGCCTCCACCTCCTCTAAAAGTATGA